In Neorhizobium sp. NCHU2750, a single genomic region encodes these proteins:
- a CDS encoding P1 family peptidase, with translation MAPLNLLTDIEGVAVGHATDLALGSGVTAIIFDEPAIASGSVLGGAPGGRDTALLDPSMTVQSVDAFVLSGGSAFGLDAAGGVQAGLRQIGRGFEVSTAKVPIVPQAILMDLLNGGNKDWGLHSPYRDMGYDAFTAAGKGAFALGTVGAGTGATTATFKGGIGSASAATSSGHTIGALLAVNAMGSATIGNGPHFWAAPFEKNGEFGGLGQPQHFTDNDTAMRIKGVKLKATTIGVIVTDAVLTKAQAHRLSIMAHDGLARAVLPAHLPGDGDTMFSAATGQKPLADMAAFAELCHLATLVTARAVARGVYEATALPVLNAQAAWRDKFTG, from the coding sequence GTGGCGCCGCTCAATCTCCTGACCGATATCGAGGGCGTGGCCGTTGGCCATGCCACCGATCTCGCGCTCGGCTCCGGCGTCACGGCCATCATCTTCGACGAGCCGGCGATTGCCTCCGGCTCGGTTCTCGGCGGCGCACCGGGCGGCCGCGATACAGCCCTTCTCGACCCGTCGATGACGGTCCAGTCCGTCGATGCCTTCGTGCTTTCGGGCGGTTCCGCCTTCGGCCTTGATGCCGCCGGCGGCGTGCAGGCAGGCCTTCGCCAGATCGGCCGCGGATTCGAGGTCAGCACGGCCAAGGTTCCGATCGTGCCGCAGGCGATCCTGATGGACCTCCTGAACGGCGGCAACAAGGACTGGGGCCTCCATTCCCCCTATCGCGACATGGGCTACGACGCCTTCACGGCCGCCGGCAAAGGCGCTTTCGCTCTCGGCACGGTCGGGGCCGGCACGGGCGCCACCACTGCCACCTTCAAGGGCGGCATCGGTTCCGCAAGCGCTGCAACATCCTCCGGCCACACGATCGGCGCCCTGCTCGCCGTCAATGCCATGGGTTCGGCAACCATTGGCAATGGTCCGCATTTCTGGGCAGCCCCGTTCGAAAAGAACGGCGAATTTGGTGGCCTCGGCCAGCCGCAACACTTCACCGACAATGACACCGCCATGCGCATCAAGGGTGTGAAGCTGAAGGCAACGACGATCGGCGTGATCGTTACCGACGCAGTGTTGACCAAGGCACAGGCTCACCGTCTCTCGATCATGGCCCATGACGGCCTCGCCCGCGCCGTGCTGCCTGCACACTTGCCGGGCGACGGCGACACGATGTTCTCCGCCGCAACCGGCCAAAAGCCGCTCGCCGACATGGCCGCTTTCGCCGAACTCTGCCATCTGGCGACACTGGTCACTGCACGCGCCGTGGCCCGCGGTGTTTATGAAGCGACTGCCTTGCCCGTTTTGAATGCACAGGCCGCGTGGCGGGATAAATTCACCGGCTAA
- the cobD gene encoding threonine-phosphate decarboxylase CobD, protein MGSDVGDPIQHGGNLAKARALFPEAPEPWIDLSTGINPHSYPHSPIPGNVFARLPEPAMLDDLKTVAANAYGAASAAHIAAGPGTQILLPIVASLIGGRKAAVLSPTYAEHARAARLAGFDVTETDELCRMEQADLAIIVNPNNPTGRMVKRDDLLALASVMRAKGGLLVVDEAFVDVSEAESLAGMVGDGGVLVLRSFGKFYGMAGLRLGFAIAQPEIVRTIETRLGPWAVSGPALHVAREALADREWQIQMRERLGTEAATLQACLHDAGIAIHGGTSLFCLVRDPRAQALYQHLGRRGIMTRRFDERPDDLRIGLPDESGWRRLEEALKSF, encoded by the coding sequence ATGGGCTCTGATGTGGGCGACCCGATCCAGCACGGTGGAAATCTTGCCAAGGCCCGCGCGCTGTTTCCTGAAGCGCCAGAGCCGTGGATCGATCTGTCGACCGGCATCAATCCGCATTCCTATCCGCATTCACCAATTCCCGGCAATGTTTTTGCGCGCCTGCCCGAGCCTGCAATGCTGGATGACCTCAAGACAGTCGCGGCCAATGCTTATGGTGCTGCCTCTGCGGCCCATATTGCAGCGGGGCCGGGCACGCAGATCCTGCTGCCGATTGTCGCAAGTCTGATAGGCGGGCGAAAAGCCGCCGTCCTGTCGCCCACCTATGCCGAGCATGCCCGCGCGGCAAGGCTTGCCGGGTTCGACGTGACTGAGACGGACGAGCTTTGCCGGATGGAGCAGGCCGATCTTGCCATCATCGTCAATCCCAACAATCCGACCGGCCGCATGGTGAAGCGGGACGATCTGCTGGCGCTTGCCTCCGTCATGCGCGCCAAGGGTGGATTGCTGGTGGTGGACGAGGCTTTTGTGGATGTGTCGGAAGCAGAAAGCCTTGCCGGCATGGTCGGTGACGGCGGCGTGCTGGTGCTGCGCTCCTTCGGTAAGTTCTATGGCATGGCGGGCCTGAGGCTCGGCTTTGCGATTGCCCAGCCGGAGATAGTAAGGACGATCGAGACGCGGCTTGGCCCCTGGGCCGTTTCCGGGCCCGCTTTGCATGTCGCGCGTGAGGCGCTTGCCGATCGGGAATGGCAGATCCAGATGCGGGAGCGGCTTGGCACGGAGGCCGCTACTCTTCAGGCGTGCCTGCACGATGCAGGCATCGCCATTCATGGTGGGACATCGTTGTTCTGCCTTGTCCGGGACCCTCGTGCTCAGGCACTCTACCAGCATCTCGGACGTCGTGGCATCATGACCAGACGCTTCGATGAGCGACCGGATGACTTACGGATCGGCCTGCCGGATGAGAGTGGCTGGCGGAGATTGGAAGAAGCGCTGAAAAGCTTTTAG
- the cbiB gene encoding adenosylcobinamide-phosphate synthase CbiB, producing the protein MFLLAFFALIVERFTGYPDWLFRLIGHPVTWIGRLISDLDRRWNREADDFATRKNMGIRALAVILVIVILIAFAVQKVLLVLPLGPILLLLVAASLPAQKSLERHVREVASSLKHRGLPAGRMAVSRIVGRDVEQLDEAAVCRAAIESLAENFSDGVVAPAFWMGIGGLPAGAAYKAANTADSMIGHRSPRHEAFGWAAARFDDLVNLPASRLTAALFVIAALFVRDASPGNAIKAIRRDAKNHRSPNAGWPEAAMAGALGIALAGPRSYGGTMIEAGYMGEGGRTELVYEDIYDALRIARIADLLLIGLFGLLAIVMWQV; encoded by the coding sequence ATGTTCCTTCTCGCATTCTTCGCGCTGATCGTAGAGCGCTTTACCGGCTACCCGGACTGGCTGTTCAGGTTGATCGGCCATCCCGTGACCTGGATCGGCCGGCTGATATCCGACCTCGACAGGCGATGGAACCGGGAAGCCGACGATTTCGCCACCCGCAAGAATATGGGCATCAGGGCGCTGGCCGTCATCCTTGTCATCGTCATCCTGATCGCCTTTGCGGTGCAAAAGGTTCTTCTCGTCCTGCCGCTCGGACCGATCCTGCTCTTGCTGGTGGCCGCAAGCCTTCCGGCGCAGAAAAGCCTGGAGCGGCATGTGCGTGAGGTTGCCTCCTCGCTCAAGCATCGCGGCCTGCCGGCCGGCCGAATGGCCGTCTCCCGCATCGTCGGCCGCGATGTCGAACAGCTTGACGAGGCGGCGGTCTGCCGCGCGGCGATCGAAAGCCTGGCGGAAAACTTTTCCGATGGCGTTGTCGCGCCGGCCTTCTGGATGGGAATTGGCGGCCTCCCGGCCGGTGCCGCCTATAAGGCGGCGAACACCGCCGACAGCATGATCGGCCACCGCTCGCCGCGCCATGAGGCCTTCGGCTGGGCGGCAGCGCGCTTCGACGATCTCGTAAATCTGCCTGCCTCGCGGCTGACGGCAGCACTCTTCGTCATCGCCGCCCTCTTCGTCCGTGATGCATCGCCCGGCAACGCCATCAAGGCGATCCGCCGCGACGCAAAGAACCACCGCTCTCCCAATGCCGGATGGCCGGAAGCCGCCATGGCCGGCGCGCTCGGCATCGCGCTGGCTGGGCCGCGCAGCTATGGCGGGACGATGATCGAGGCCGGCTACATGGGCGAAGGCGGCCGTACCGAGCTGGTCTACGAGGATATTTACGACGCGCTGAGGATCGCCCGCATCGCCGACCTGCTGCTGATCGGCCTCTTCGGCCTCCTGGCGATCGTCATGTGGCAAGTCTGA